A section of the Camelus dromedarius isolate mCamDro1 chromosome 14, mCamDro1.pat, whole genome shotgun sequence genome encodes:
- the FUBP1 gene encoding far upstream element-binding protein 1 isoform X11 — protein sequence MADYSTVPPPSSGSAGGGGGGGGGGGVNDAFKDALQRARQIAAKIGGDAGTSLNSNDYGYGGQKRPLEDGDQPDAKKVAPQNDSFGTQLPPMHQQQRSVMTEEYKVPDGMVGFIIGRGGEQISRIQQESGCKIQIAPDSGGLPERSCMLTGTPESVQSAKRLLDQIVEKGRPAPGFHHGDGPGNAVQEIMIPASKAGLVIGKGGETIKQLQERAGVKMVMIQDGPQNTGADKPLRITGDPYKVQQAKEMVLELIRDQGGFREVRNEYGSRIGGNEGIDVPIPRFAVGIVIGRNGEMIKKIQNDAGVRIQFKPDDGTTPDRIAQITGPPDRCQHAAEIITDLLRSVQAGNPGGPGPGGRGRGRGQGNWNMGPPGGLQEFNFIVPTGKTGLIIGKGGETIKSISQQSGARIELQRNPPPNADPNMKLFTIRGTPQQIDYARQLIEEKIGGPVNPLGPPVPHGPHGVPGPHGPPGPPGPGTPMGPYNPAPYNPGPPGPAPHGPPAPYAPQGWGNAYPHWQQQAPPDPAKTGTDPNSAAWAAYYAHYYQQQAQPPPAAPAGAPTTTQTNGQGNYGDQQNPAPAGQVDYTKAWEEYYKKMGQAVPAPTGAPPGGQPDYSAAWAEYYRQQAAYYAQTSPQGMPQHPPAPQVQ from the exons atTGCTGCAAAAATTGGAGGTGATGCTGGTACATCACTGAATTCAAATGACTATGGTTATGGGGGACAAAAAAGGCCTTTGGAAGATGGAG ATCAGCCAGACGCTAAGAAAGTTGCTCCTCAAAATGAct CTTTCGGAACACAGTTACCACCGATGCATCAGCAGCAAAG GTCCGTAATGACAGAAGAATACAAAGTTCCAGATGGAATGGTTGGATTTA TAATTGGCAGAGGAGGTGAACAGATCTCACGCATACAACAGGAATCTGGATGCAAAATACAGATAGCTCCTG aCAGTGGTGGCCTTCCAGAAAGGTCTTGTATGTTAACTGGAACACCTGAATCTGTCCA GTCAGCAAAACGGTTACTGGACCAGATTGTTGAAAAAGGAAGACCAGCCCCTGGCTTCCATCATGGTGATGGACCAGGAAATGCAGTTCAAGAAATCATGATTCCAGCTAGCAAGGCAGGATTAGTTATTGGAAAGGGGGGAGAGACTATTAAACAACTTCAG GAGCGGGCTGGAGTTAAAATGGTTATGATCCAAGATGGACCTCAGAACACTGGTGCTGACAAACCTCTTAGGATTACAGGAGACCCATACAAAGTTCAA CAAGCCAAGGAAATGGTGTTAGAGTTAATTCGTGATCAAGGTGGTTTCAGAGAAGTTCGAAATGAGTATGGGTCAAGAATAGGAGGAAATGAAGGGATAGAT GTCCCCATTCCAAGATTTGCTGTTGGCATTGTAAtaggaagaaatggagagatgattaaaaaaatacaaaatgatgcCGGTGTTCGAATTCAGTTTAAGCCAG ATGACGGAACAACACCTGATAGAATAGCACAAATAACAGGACCTCCAGACCGATGTCAGCATGCCGCAGAAATTATTACAGACCTTCTTCGAAGTGTTCAG GCTGGCAATCCTGGTGGACCTGGACCTGGTGGTCGAGGAAGAGGTAGAGGTCAAGGCAACTGGAACATGGGACCACCTGGTGGACTACAGGAATTTAATTTCATTGTCCcaactgggaaaactggattaaTAATAGGAAAAG GAGGTGAAACCATAAAAAGCATAAGCCAACAGTCGGGTGCAAGAATAGAACTTCAGAGAAATCCTCCACCTAATGCAGATCCTaatatgaagttatttacaaTCCGTGGCACTCCTCAGCAAATAGACTATGCTCGGCAACTCATAGAAGAAAAGATTGGT GGCCCAGTAAATCCTTTAGGGCCACCTGTACCCCATGGGCCCCATGGTGTCCCAGGCCCACATgggcctcctgggcctcctgggccTGGAACTCCAATGGGACCATATAACCCTGCACCTTATAATCCGGGACCACCTGGCCCTGCTCCTCA TGGTCCTCCAGCCCCTTATGCTCCCCAGGGGTGGGGAAATGCATATCCACATTGGCAGCAACAGGCCCCTCCTGATCCAG CTAAGACAGGAACGGATCCAAATTCAGCAGCCTGGGCTGCTTACTATGCTCACTATTACCAACAACAAGCACAGCCACCACCTGCGGCTCCTGCCGGTGCACCAACGACAACCCAAACCAATGGACAAGGTAACTACG GAGATCAGCAGAATCCAGCTCCAGCCGGACAGGTTGATTATACTAAGGCTTGGGAAGAGTACTACAAGAAAATGG GTCAGGCAGTTCCTGCTCCTACTGGTGCTCCACCAGGTGGTCAGCCCGATTATAGTGCAGCCTGGGCTGAGTACTATAGACAGCAAGCAGCCTACTATGCCCAGACAAGTCCCCAGGGAATGCCGCAGCATCCTCCAGCTCCTCAGGTACAGTAA